From a region of the Manduca sexta isolate Smith_Timp_Sample1 chromosome 19, JHU_Msex_v1.0, whole genome shotgun sequence genome:
- the LOC115441293 gene encoding sine oculis-binding protein homolog gives MDNKTSAKSPPGAPVKKENEEEIKDFAETAMNELLGWYGYERLELRRWAASRARDASSPEQASEQKNKDECSWCNKSITSEGGALQQAGATFCSELCFSQSRRANFKRAKTCDWCRHVRHTVAYVDFQDGATQLQFCSDKCLNQYKMHIFCRETQAHLDLNPHLVSASSSSNLITPDLWLKNCKSRSVSPVSERSGSPHPENMAIKPNPEKTDTQKTQRKSPLPVITIAPTAKLMKQKRNEETVTVQKSPEAKKDVRTNKMNLRKRRTSKCSATVTSQVVRQRTTTPKAQDLRMCSPSEGSSPASTITNAIHSPPHPVNHPQPPPPYTNPMFGMPPPMFMENHHEPRHPNMFPPRLNFMPRPGMPMHQERPRLPPPMNFPQPLGQAPPVTVLVPYPVVLPIPLPIPIPIPFTSFLQAHYASKVKTEPRPEDTEGPLDFTMNNDRKRNEESNVSNELNTDPVENNASSEANNEFNERIEDEDKNECEGNETGNPEQTLPKFKITRLGNKMAKIVAKTRETNDSARPLRKRRRLVEVVPDDEALIPKTRKIVQV, from the exons GACTTTGCGGAGACTGCAATGAACGAGCTATTAGGCTGGTACGGGTACGAGAGGCTGGAGCTGAGGCGGTGGGCGGCGTCCAGGGCCAGAGACGCGTCCAGTCCCGAACAGGCCAGCGAACAGAAGAACAAAG ATGAGTGTTCGTGGTGCAATAAGAGTATTACAAGCGAGGGTGGTGCCCTGCAGCAGGCCGGCGCGACCTTCTGCTCGGAACTGTGCTTCAGTCAGTCCCGCCGCGCCAACTTCAAGCGGGCGAAGACTTGTGATTGGTGCCGGCATGTCAGGCATACTGTTGCTTATGTGGATTTTCAG GACGGTGCCACACAGCTGCAATTTTGCTCAGACAAATGCCTCAATCAGTACAAGATGCACATATTTTGCCGAGAGACACAGGCGCACCTCGATCTCAACCCACACTTGGTTAGCGCCTCGTCCTCGTCCAATCTCATCACTCCAGACCTTTGGCTCAAGAACTGCAAGAGCCGGTCCGTCTCACCGGTTTCCGAGAGGTCTGGGTCACCACACCCTGAGAACATGGCCATCAAACCCAACCCAGAAAAGACAGATACACAAAAGACACAAAGGAAATCTCCACTACCGGTAATAACCATAGCTCCCACCGCCAAACTCATGAAGCAGAAACGTAATGAAGAAACCGTGACCGTTCAGAAATCGCCTGAAGCTAAAAAAGACGTTAGaactaataaaatgaatttaaggAAGCGAAGGACTTCAAAGTGTTCTGCGACAGTTACATCGCAGGTTGTGAGGCAGCGTACAACCACGCCCAAAGCACAGGATCTCCGCATGTGTAGTCCCTCCGAAGGGTCGTCACCAGCTTCGACAATCACAAACGCTATACATTCACCTCCACACCCGGTAAATCACCCACAACCACCGCCGCCGTACACGAATCCGATGTTTGGAATGCCACCACCAATGTTCATGGAAAATCACCACGAGCCACGCCATCCAAATATGTTCCCACCGAGGCTTAATTTCATGCCGAGGCCAGGGATGCCAATGCACCAGGAGCGACCGCGACTGCCCCCGCCAATGAATTTCCCGCAGCCTTTAGGACAAGCGCCACCGGTCACAGTTCTAGTACCATATCCCGTGGTACTCCCGATACCACTGCCAATACCGATTCCCATACCATTTACATCGTTCCTCCAAGCACATTATGCAAGCAAAGTAAAGACAGAACCCAGGCCCGAAGACACTGAAGGGCCTTTAGATTTTACTATGAATAATGACAGAAAAAGAAACGAAGAGTCTAATGTTAGTAATGAATTAAATACTGACCCTGTAGAGAATAACGCAAGCAGCGAAGCAAATAATGAGTTTAATGAGAGGATAGAAGATGAAGACAAAAATGAATGTGAAGGAAACGAAACTGGAAACCCAGAACAGACACtaccaaaatttaaaataacaagacTGGGTAACAAAATGGCGAAGATTGTTGCAAAGACAAGGGAAACGAATGATTCAGCTAGGCCGTTACGGAAAAGACGGCGACTAGTTGAAGTTGTACCGGACGACGAAGCCCTCATTCCGAAAACAAGAAAAATAGTCCAAGTGTAA